From a single Pseudomonas sp. A34-9 genomic region:
- the ntrC gene encoding nitrogen regulation protein NR(I) — protein sequence MSRSETVWIVDDDRSIRWVLEKALQQEGMTTQSFDSADGVMSRLARQQPDVIISDIRMPGASGLDLLARIREQHPRLPVIIMTAHSDLDSAVASYQGGAFEYLPKPFDVDEAVSLVKRANQHAQEQQGLEVVPALTRTPEIIGEAPAMQEVFRAIGRLSHSNITVLINGESGTGKELVAHALHRHSPRAASPFIALNMAAIPKDLMESELFGHEKGAFTGAANLRRGRFEQADGGTLFLDEIGDMPADTQTRLLRVLADGEFYRVGGHVPVKVDVRIIAATHQNLETLVHAGKFREDLFHRLNVIRIHIPRLSDRREDIPTLAKHFLSRAAQELAVEPKLLKSETEEYLKNLPWGGNVRQLENTCRWITVMASGREVHISDLPPELLNLPQDSAPVTNWEQALRQWADQALARGQSSLLDSAVPAFERIMIETALKHTAGRRRDAAVLLGWGRNTLTRKIKELGMKVDGGDDDEGDEG from the coding sequence ATGAGCCGTAGTGAAACCGTGTGGATCGTCGATGACGACCGTTCTATCCGTTGGGTTCTGGAAAAAGCCTTGCAGCAGGAAGGCATGACCACCCAGAGTTTCGACAGCGCCGATGGTGTGATGAGTCGCCTGGCCCGTCAGCAGCCGGACGTGATCATTTCCGACATTCGCATGCCCGGTGCCAGCGGTCTGGATTTGTTGGCACGGATTCGCGAGCAGCACCCACGGTTGCCGGTCATTATCATGACCGCTCACTCCGATCTGGACAGCGCTGTCGCCTCGTATCAGGGCGGCGCGTTCGAGTATTTGCCGAAGCCGTTCGACGTTGATGAAGCCGTGTCGCTGGTCAAGCGCGCCAATCAACACGCGCAAGAACAGCAAGGCCTGGAGGTCGTTCCGGCGTTGACCCGCACCCCGGAAATCATCGGCGAAGCGCCGGCGATGCAGGAAGTGTTTCGCGCCATCGGCCGCTTGAGCCACTCCAACATTACCGTGCTGATCAACGGCGAATCCGGCACCGGTAAAGAACTGGTCGCCCACGCCCTGCACCGCCACAGCCCGCGCGCGGCTTCGCCGTTCATTGCGCTGAACATGGCGGCGATCCCCAAGGATCTGATGGAGTCCGAGCTGTTCGGCCATGAGAAAGGCGCCTTCACCGGCGCCGCCAATCTGCGTCGCGGCCGCTTTGAGCAGGCTGATGGCGGCACACTGTTCCTCGATGAAATCGGTGACATGCCGGCGGACACGCAAACCCGTTTGTTGCGGGTTCTGGCCGATGGCGAGTTCTATCGCGTCGGCGGGCATGTGCCGGTCAAAGTCGATGTGCGCATCATCGCGGCGACGCACCAGAATCTGGAAACCCTGGTGCACGCCGGCAAATTCCGTGAGGACTTGTTCCATCGCCTCAACGTGATCCGCATCCATATTCCGCGCCTGTCGGATCGTCGCGAAGACATCCCGACCCTGGCCAAGCACTTCCTCAGCCGCGCCGCGCAGGAGCTGGCGGTCGAGCCGAAACTGCTGAAGAGCGAGACCGAGGAATACCTGAAGAACCTGCCGTGGGGCGGCAACGTGCGTCAGTTGGAGAATACGTGCCGCTGGATCACGGTCATGGCGTCCGGGCGCGAAGTGCACATCAGCGACCTGCCGCCAGAACTGCTGAACCTGCCGCAAGACTCGGCGCCGGTGACCAACTGGGAACAAGCGCTGCGTCAGTGGGCGGATCAGGCGTTGGCGCGTGGCCAGTCGAGCCTGCTCGACAGTGCGGTGCCGGCATTCGAGCGGATCATGATCGAGACGGCGCTGAAGCACACGGCCGGACGTCGGCGTGATGCGGCGGTTTTGCTGGGTTGGGGGCGTAATACCCTGACGCGCAAGATCAAGGAATTGGGGATGAAGGTCGATGGTGGGGATGATGATGAGGGGGATGAGGGTTAA
- the glnL gene encoding nitrogen regulation protein NR(II) — protein sequence MTISDAIHRLLLDNLTTATILLDAELRLEYMNPAAEMLLAISGQRSHGQFISELFTESTEALNSLRQAVEQAHPFTKREAMLTALTGQTLTVDYAVTPILSNGATMLLLEVHPRDRLLRITKEEAQLSKQETSKMLVRGLAHEIKNPLGGIRGAAQLLARELPEDSLRDYTNVIIEEADRLRNLVDRMLGSNKLPSLAMCNVHEVLERVCQLVEAESQGCITLVRDYDPSIPDVLIDREQMIQAVLNIVRNAMQAISSQNELRLGRISLRTRAMRQFTIGHIRHRLVTKIEIIDNGPGIPAELQETIFFPMVSGRPDGTGLGLAITQNIISQHQGLIECDSHPGHTTFSIFLPLEQGATST from the coding sequence ATGACTATAAGTGACGCAATTCATCGTTTGCTGCTCGACAACCTGACCACCGCCACCATCCTGCTTGATGCCGAATTGCGCCTTGAGTACATGAACCCGGCGGCGGAGATGCTGCTCGCCATCAGCGGGCAGCGCAGCCATGGGCAGTTCATCAGCGAGCTGTTCACCGAATCCACCGAGGCGCTGAATTCCCTGCGCCAGGCGGTGGAACAGGCGCATCCGTTTACCAAACGCGAAGCAATGCTCACCGCCCTCACCGGCCAGACGTTGACCGTGGATTACGCGGTGACGCCGATTCTCAGCAACGGCGCGACCATGCTCCTGCTCGAGGTTCATCCACGTGACCGCTTGCTGCGGATCACCAAGGAAGAAGCTCAACTGTCCAAGCAGGAAACCAGCAAGATGCTGGTGCGCGGTCTCGCCCACGAGATCAAGAATCCGCTCGGCGGCATCCGGGGCGCAGCGCAATTGCTGGCCCGCGAACTGCCGGAAGACAGCCTGCGCGATTACACCAACGTGATCATTGAAGAGGCCGATCGCCTGCGCAATCTGGTCGACCGCATGCTCGGCTCGAACAAGCTGCCGTCGCTGGCGATGTGCAACGTCCACGAAGTGCTCGAGCGCGTCTGCCAACTGGTCGAAGCAGAAAGCCAGGGCTGCATCACCTTGGTGCGCGATTACGACCCGAGCATTCCCGATGTGTTGATCGACCGCGAGCAAATGATTCAGGCGGTGTTGAACATCGTGCGCAACGCGATGCAGGCAATCAGCAGCCAGAACGAGCTGCGCCTGGGCCGCATCAGCCTGCGCACCCGCGCCATGCGCCAGTTCACCATCGGCCACATCCGCCATCGTCTGGTGACCAAGATCGAGATCATCGACAACGGCCCGGGCATCCCTGCGGAACTGCAGGAAACCATTTTCTTTCCCATGGTCAGCGGTCGTCCGGACGGTACTGGACTCGGCCTGGCCATCACCCAGAACATCATCAGCCAGCACCAGGGCCTGATCGAGTGTGACAGCCATCCAGGCCACACCACCTTTTCGATCTTTCTGCCACTGGAACAAGGAGCCACATCGACATGA
- a CDS encoding DUF4124 domain-containing protein, which translates to MIRTWLIAALALTTLQASAEVFTYIDAQGNRVYTDQPRSNAKRVPIATSNRMSANPTVAAPVSTAKKSPEQPLFHYDMLRILVPEPDATIRSSAGEIIVSVTSEPGLQQGHRYRLLLDGQATGEPGLTPVFPLSNIDRGSHNLSVEILDAEGRTVERTANQPFHMLRISLAQKRQVKPCTKDDYGVRPECPLKDKPPEPKNPFLRFF; encoded by the coding sequence ATGATCCGCACGTGGCTGATCGCTGCGTTGGCACTGACAACGCTGCAAGCCTCTGCCGAGGTTTTCACGTACATCGATGCCCAAGGCAACCGCGTCTACACCGACCAACCGCGCAGCAATGCCAAGCGGGTGCCGATTGCCACCAGCAATCGCATGTCCGCCAACCCCACCGTCGCAGCTCCGGTCAGCACGGCAAAAAAATCCCCGGAGCAGCCGCTGTTCCACTACGACATGCTGCGCATTCTGGTGCCTGAACCCGATGCGACGATTCGCAGCAGCGCCGGCGAAATCATCGTCAGCGTCACCAGCGAACCGGGCCTGCAACAGGGTCATCGCTATCGGCTGTTGCTCGATGGTCAGGCCACAGGAGAACCCGGCCTGACACCGGTCTTCCCACTGAGCAACATCGACCGTGGCAGCCACAACCTGTCCGTGGAAATCCTCGATGCCGAAGGACGAACTGTCGAACGCACTGCCAATCAGCCGTTCCACATGCTGCGTATCTCCCTCGCGCAAAAGCGCCAGGTCAAACCCTGCACCAAGGACGATTACGGCGTCCGTCCGGAATGCCCTCTGAAAGACAAACCACCTGAGCCGAAAAACCCCTTCTTGCGTTTCTTCTAA
- a CDS encoding DUF4124 domain-containing protein — protein sequence MSRTLLYILLLIALPAAAQIYKYTDGNGNTVYSDHSPDGVQAQPLELPPLNRVEPQTPSAPPTPEADNREPARNAYDILELAGLPTEEALRANNGTFTVNVLIKPRLQPPHQLRLVLDDEPYGQPSNVPILQLVNIDRGEHRLAVQVIDGQTIIQQSPPVAFTVQRVHKP from the coding sequence ATGAGTCGCACCCTTCTCTACATCCTGTTGTTGATCGCCCTGCCCGCCGCCGCGCAGATCTACAAGTACACCGATGGCAACGGCAATACGGTCTACAGCGATCATTCGCCCGATGGCGTGCAGGCGCAGCCGCTGGAGTTGCCGCCGCTTAACAGGGTCGAGCCGCAAACACCCAGCGCACCGCCAACACCTGAAGCCGACAACCGTGAGCCTGCGCGCAACGCCTATGACATTCTGGAACTCGCCGGCCTGCCCACCGAAGAAGCCCTGCGCGCCAACAACGGCACCTTCACCGTCAATGTGCTGATCAAGCCGCGCTTGCAGCCGCCGCATCAATTGAGGCTGGTCCTGGATGACGAACCCTACGGCCAACCGAGCAACGTGCCGATCCTGCAGTTGGTGAATATTGATCGCGGCGAACATCGTCTCGCCGTCCAGGTGATCGACGGCCAGACCATCATCCAGCAGAGCCCGCCCGTGGCGTTCACCGTGCAACGAGTGCACAAGCCATGA
- the glnA gene encoding type I glutamate--ammonia ligase, producing MSKTVQLIKDHDVKWIDLRFTDTKGTQHHVTMPARDALDEDFFEVGKMFDGSSIAGWKGIEASDMILMPVDETAVLDPFTEDATLILVCDIIEPSSMQGYDRDPRAIAKRAEEHLKATGIGDTVFAGPEPEFFIFDSVKFKSDISGSMFKIYSEQGSWMSDQDIEGGNKGHRPGVKGGYFPVPPFDHDHEIRTSMCNALEEMGLTVEVHHHEVATAGQNEIGVKFNTLVKKADETQTLKYVVHNVADAYGRTATFMPKPLYGDNGSGMHVHMSIWKDGKNTFAGEGYAGLSDTALYFIGGIIKHGKALNGFTNPATNSYKRLVPGFEAPVMLAYSARNRSASIRIPYVSSPKARRIEARFPDPAANPYLAFAALLMAGLDGIQNKIHPGDAADKNLYDLPPEEAKEIPQVCGSLKEALEELDKGRAFLTKGGVFSDDFIDAYIALKSEEEIKVRTFVHPLEYELYYSC from the coding sequence ATGTCGAAGACGGTTCAACTCATCAAAGATCATGACGTCAAGTGGATTGATCTGCGCTTCACGGACACCAAAGGCACTCAGCACCACGTGACCATGCCGGCTCGCGATGCGCTGGATGAAGACTTCTTCGAAGTCGGCAAAATGTTCGACGGTTCCTCCATCGCTGGCTGGAAAGGCATCGAAGCCTCCGACATGATCCTGATGCCGGTTGACGAAACTGCCGTTCTCGACCCGTTCACCGAAGACGCCACCCTGATCCTGGTGTGCGACATCATTGAACCTTCGAGCATGCAAGGCTACGACCGCGACCCACGTGCGATCGCCAAGCGTGCCGAAGAACACCTGAAAGCCACCGGTATCGGTGACACCGTGTTCGCCGGTCCAGAGCCTGAGTTCTTCATCTTTGACTCGGTGAAATTCAAGTCGGACATCTCCGGCTCGATGTTCAAAATCTACTCCGAGCAAGGTTCGTGGATGTCCGACCAGGACATCGAAGGCGGCAACAAAGGTCACCGTCCAGGCGTCAAAGGCGGCTACTTCCCGGTTCCACCGTTCGACCACGACCACGAAATCCGTACCTCCATGTGCAACGCACTGGAAGAAATGGGCCTGACCGTCGAAGTTCACCACCACGAAGTGGCAACTGCCGGCCAGAACGAAATCGGCGTCAAGTTCAACACCCTGGTGAAGAAAGCCGACGAAACCCAAACCCTGAAGTACGTTGTCCACAACGTTGCTGACGCTTACGGCCGCACCGCGACCTTCATGCCGAAGCCACTGTACGGCGACAACGGTTCGGGCATGCACGTACACATGTCGATCTGGAAAGACGGCAAGAACACCTTCGCAGGTGAAGGCTATGCCGGCCTGTCCGATACCGCTCTGTACTTTATCGGCGGCATCATCAAACACGGTAAGGCCCTGAACGGCTTCACCAACCCGGCGACCAACTCCTACAAGCGTCTGGTACCAGGCTTCGAAGCGCCGGTGATGCTGGCCTACTCGGCTCGCAACCGTTCCGCTTCGATCCGTATTCCTTACGTGTCGAGCCCGAAAGCCCGCCGTATCGAAGCACGCTTCCCGGATCCGGCTGCCAACCCGTACCTGGCCTTCGCAGCACTGCTGATGGCCGGCCTGGACGGTATCCAGAACAAGATCCACCCAGGCGACGCGGCTGACAAAAACCTGTATGACCTGCCGCCTGAAGAGGCGAAAGAGATCCCGCAAGTTTGCGGCAGCCTGAAAGAAGCCCTGGAAGAGCTGGACAAGGGCCGCGCGTTCCTGACCAAGGGCGGCGTATTCTCCGACGACTTCATCGACGCTTACATCGCGCTGAAATCGGAAGAAGAAATCAAGGTTCGCACCTTCGTACACCCACTGGAATATGAGCTGTACTACAGCTGCTGA
- the thiI gene encoding tRNA uracil 4-sulfurtransferase ThiI, with translation MKLIVKVFPEITIKSRPVRTKFIRQLAKNIRTVLRDLDPAVVVNGVWDNLELETRVTDPKALKEMGERLTCMPGIAHFLQIDEYPLGDFDDITEKCKQHYGDALAGKIFSVRCKRAGKHTFSSMDVEKYVGSKLRRECGAAGIDLKAPEIEVRIEVRDKRLFVIHSQHNGIGGYPLGALEQTLVLMSGGFDSTVAAYQIIRRGLMTHFCFFNLGGRAHELGVMEVAHFIWKKYGSSQRVLFVSVPFEEVLGEILGKVDNSHMGVVLKRMMLRAASNIADRLQIEALVTGEAISQVSSQTLPNLSVIDCVTDKLVLRPLIVAHKQDIIDTANEIGTADFARHMPEYCGVISVNPKTAAKRGRVEHEEKEFDMAVLERALENAKLVPIDRVIDELGQDVQIEEVSEALAGQIVIDIRHPDAAEDEPLELAGVEVQTMPFYAVNARFKELDPTRQYLLYCDKGVMSRLHAHHLLSEGHANVRVYRPS, from the coding sequence ATGAAACTAATCGTAAAAGTCTTCCCCGAGATCACCATCAAAAGCCGACCTGTCCGGACGAAGTTCATCCGCCAGTTGGCCAAGAACATCCGCACCGTGCTCCGCGACCTGGACCCGGCCGTGGTGGTGAACGGCGTGTGGGACAATCTCGAGCTGGAAACCCGCGTTACCGACCCCAAAGCCTTGAAAGAGATGGGTGAGCGCCTGACCTGCATGCCGGGCATCGCGCACTTTCTGCAGATCGACGAGTACCCGCTGGGCGACTTTGACGACATCACCGAGAAGTGCAAACAGCACTACGGCGATGCGCTGGCCGGAAAGATTTTCTCGGTACGTTGCAAGCGCGCCGGCAAGCACACCTTCAGCTCGATGGACGTCGAAAAATACGTCGGCAGCAAGCTGCGCCGTGAGTGCGGTGCTGCCGGTATCGACCTGAAAGCGCCGGAAATCGAAGTTCGCATCGAAGTTCGCGACAAACGGTTGTTTGTTATCCACAGCCAGCACAACGGCATCGGCGGCTACCCGCTCGGCGCCCTCGAGCAGACGCTGGTATTGATGTCCGGCGGCTTTGACTCGACCGTTGCGGCCTACCAGATCATTCGTCGCGGCCTGATGACGCACTTCTGCTTCTTCAATCTGGGCGGTCGTGCCCATGAATTGGGCGTGATGGAAGTCGCGCATTTCATCTGGAAGAAGTACGGCAGCTCGCAACGCGTGCTATTTGTCAGTGTTCCGTTCGAAGAAGTGCTGGGCGAAATTCTCGGCAAAGTCGATAACAGTCATATGGGCGTCGTATTGAAGCGTATGATGTTGCGCGCGGCCTCCAACATCGCCGACCGCCTGCAGATCGAGGCGCTGGTCACTGGCGAGGCGATCTCCCAGGTGTCGAGCCAGACGCTGCCGAACCTGTCGGTGATCGACTGTGTGACCGACAAACTGGTCCTGCGTCCGCTGATCGTGGCGCACAAGCAGGACATCATCGACACGGCCAACGAGATCGGCACTGCCGATTTCGCCCGGCACATGCCGGAATACTGCGGCGTTATCTCGGTCAATCCGAAAACCGCCGCCAAACGCGGTCGCGTTGAACACGAAGAGAAAGAATTCGACATGGCAGTCCTCGAGCGTGCGCTCGAAAACGCCAAACTGGTGCCGATCGATCGGGTGATCGACGAATTGGGCCAGGACGTACAGATTGAAGAAGTCAGCGAAGCACTGGCCGGCCAGATCGTGATCGACATCCGTCACCCGGATGCCGCCGAGGATGAGCCGCTGGAACTCGCTGGCGTAGAAGTACAGACGATGCCGTTCTACGCAGTGAACGCTCGTTTCAAGGAGCTGGATCCGACTCGCCAGTACCTGCTGTATTGCGACAAAGGCGTGATGAGTCGCCTGCATGCTCACCATTTGCTCAGTGAGGGGCATGCCAATGTGCGCGTTTATCGACCGAGCTAA
- the typA gene encoding translational GTPase TypA has translation MIENLRNIAIIAHVDHGKTTLVDKLLRQSGTLERNELNDERVMDSNDQEKERGITILAKNTAINWNGYHINIVDTPGHADFGGEVERVMSMVDSVLLLVDAQDGPMPQTRFVTKKAFEAGLRPIVVINKVDRPGARPDWVLDQIFDLFDNLGATEEQLDFQVVYASALNGIAGLDHTDMAEDMTPLYQAVVDHVPPPAVDRDGPFQMQISALDYNSFLGVIGVGRIARGRVKPNTPVVAISADGKRRNGRILKLMGHHGLHRIDVEEAAAGDIVCISGFDELFISDTLCDINTVEAMKPLTVDEPTVSMTFQVNDSPFCGKEGKFVTSRNIKDRLDKELLYNVALRVEEGDSADKFKVSGRGELHLSVLIETMRREGFELALGRPEVIIREVDGVKQEPFENVTIDIPEESQGKVMEEMGLRKGDLSNMVPDGKGRVRLEYNIPARGLIGFRNQFLTLTNGAGILTSIFDRYAPVKSGHMSGRQNGVLVSVETGKALTYSLETLQARGKLFVEHGQEIYNGQIVGQNSRDNDLGVNPTKGKKLDNMRASGKDETIALVPPVRFTLEQALEYIQEDELCEVTPKSIRLRKKILDESERTRAAKKAKA, from the coding sequence GTGATCGAAAATCTACGCAACATCGCCATCATCGCCCACGTTGACCATGGTAAAACCACCCTGGTAGACAAACTCCTGCGTCAATCCGGCACTCTGGAGCGCAACGAGCTCAACGACGAGCGCGTGATGGACTCCAACGACCAGGAAAAAGAGCGCGGTATTACCATTCTGGCGAAAAACACCGCCATCAACTGGAACGGCTACCACATCAACATCGTGGACACCCCGGGCCACGCCGACTTCGGCGGCGAAGTTGAACGCGTAATGTCGATGGTTGACTCCGTTCTGCTGCTGGTTGACGCTCAAGACGGCCCTATGCCGCAAACCCGTTTCGTGACCAAGAAGGCTTTCGAAGCCGGCCTGCGTCCAATCGTGGTGATCAACAAGGTTGACCGTCCAGGCGCGCGTCCGGACTGGGTTCTGGACCAGATCTTCGACCTGTTCGACAACCTCGGTGCGACCGAAGAACAACTGGACTTCCAGGTTGTTTACGCCTCGGCCCTGAACGGCATTGCCGGTCTGGATCACACCGACATGGCTGAAGACATGACCCCGCTGTACCAAGCGGTAGTCGACCACGTTCCGCCTCCGGCCGTTGACCGTGACGGTCCGTTCCAGATGCAGATCTCCGCTCTGGACTACAACAGCTTCCTGGGTGTTATCGGTGTTGGCCGTATCGCTCGTGGTCGCGTCAAGCCGAACACCCCGGTTGTCGCTATCAGCGCCGACGGCAAGCGCCGCAACGGTCGTATCCTGAAGCTGATGGGTCACCACGGTCTGCACCGCATTGACGTTGAAGAAGCAGCGGCCGGCGACATCGTCTGCATCAGCGGCTTCGACGAGCTGTTCATCTCCGACACTCTGTGCGATATCAACACCGTCGAGGCGATGAAGCCGCTGACCGTTGACGAGCCAACCGTTTCCATGACCTTCCAGGTAAACGACTCGCCATTCTGCGGTAAAGAAGGCAAGTTCGTGACCTCGCGTAACATCAAGGATCGTCTGGACAAAGAGCTGCTGTACAACGTTGCACTGCGCGTTGAAGAAGGCGACTCGGCTGACAAGTTCAAGGTATCCGGCCGTGGTGAGCTGCACCTCTCGGTACTGATCGAAACCATGCGTCGCGAAGGCTTCGAGCTGGCCCTGGGCCGTCCTGAAGTGATCATCCGTGAAGTTGACGGCGTGAAGCAGGAACCGTTCGAAAACGTCACCATCGACATCCCTGAAGAATCGCAGGGCAAGGTCATGGAAGAGATGGGTCTGCGTAAGGGCGACCTGAGCAACATGGTGCCGGATGGCAAGGGCCGTGTTCGTCTGGAATACAACATCCCTGCTCGCGGTCTGATCGGTTTCCGTAACCAGTTCCTGACCCTGACCAACGGTGCTGGCATCCTGACCTCGATCTTCGACCGTTACGCTCCAGTGAAGTCGGGCCACATGTCCGGCCGTCAGAACGGCGTTCTGGTTTCGGTTGAAACCGGCAAGGCACTGACTTACTCGCTGGAAACCCTGCAGGCTCGTGGCAAGCTGTTCGTAGAACACGGCCAGGAGATCTACAACGGTCAAATCGTTGGTCAGAACAGCCGCGACAACGACCTGGGTGTAAACCCAACCAAAGGCAAGAAGCTCGACAACATGCGTGCTTCGGGTAAAGACGAAACCATCGCTCTGGTACCACCTGTTCGCTTCACTCTGGAACAGGCTCTGGAATACATCCAGGAAGACGAGCTGTGCGAAGTTACTCCTAAGTCCATCCGTCTTCGCAAGAAGATCCTGGACGAAAGCGAGCGTACCCGCGCTGCCAAGAAAGCCAAGGCGTAA
- a CDS encoding YkgJ family cysteine cluster protein has protein sequence MMKPNLIAAAEIDRLDTWAKYSAPMCGSCVSSCCTLPVEVKIKDLVRIGVVDEFELGDPPKNIAKRLQKEGLVERFNQKSGIFTLQRMSNNDCYYLDRKSRLCTIYDKRPDTCRNHPKIGPRPGYCAYKPKEVVREQNFRAIERF, from the coding sequence ATGATGAAGCCCAACCTGATTGCCGCCGCCGAGATCGATCGTCTCGATACATGGGCGAAATATTCAGCCCCGATGTGCGGTTCCTGCGTGTCCAGCTGCTGCACGCTGCCGGTTGAGGTGAAGATCAAGGATCTGGTACGCATCGGGGTGGTCGACGAATTCGAGCTGGGCGATCCGCCGAAGAACATCGCCAAGCGCCTGCAAAAGGAAGGCCTGGTTGAGCGCTTCAATCAGAAGTCGGGGATCTTCACCCTCCAGCGCATGAGCAACAACGATTGCTACTACCTGGATCGTAAGAGCCGCCTGTGCACCATTTATGACAAGCGCCCGGATACCTGCCGCAATCACCCGAAGATCGGCCCGCGGCCGGGGTATTGCGCCTACAAGCCGAAGGAAGTCGTGCGCGAGCAGAATTTCCGCGCGATTGAGCGCTTCTGA